The Setaria viridis chromosome 2, Setaria_viridis_v4.0, whole genome shotgun sequence DNA window GCCTATACGAGTATTGTCTCTAGGAGTCTATAGGCGGGTATCTGTCCTTGAACAGCGGCGTGCCCTCCTTTGGCTTCGACCAAGGGTACTTCATGGTTGCATCCCTCGGGAACTTCCTGAAGTTGACGAACGGCGCCCAGACCATCAGCCTGCAGACACAAAACCGTGTATGCTTAAAAACAGGGAGATGAATCTAGTCTCTTTTCTCACCCCCTTTTGACTGTATGAAACTGAATTCAGTTTGTAGTAGCTAAGTTAGGAATCTAGATTTCCATTTCATCaatccaaagtccaaacacaTCGAATTGATGGAGGATATCATGAATTTTGAGCTTAATTGGCACgtaagaaaggaaaaaaaaagctcttttatggtacacaatactactacttagtggtatatagtatatataagatcaAACTATTCATTATTAtgaataatttagtaattattacattatAAAAGtaatatttcaaatggaatggtcttttaaactttatgctaatttagtaattattacattataaaagtgatatttcaaatggaatggtcttttaaactttatgctagtatcaaaaataaaattatagtgacGCTATTTGTGTTATTTTACCATGATATCCTTATACTACTTATACCACCcatgtatactacccataccacaagtgaaggtttcagtagtatacaattaatcttgactgTCAGATATATGGTCCtttttgaacactagtatagtcTTGTGTAGAGAAAAAACGAAATCTGAATTGTTCTGTAAGGAGTGGTTCACTTGTGACAGTAACTGATAGGAAGGAGCAACTGAAACAGAAGCCCGTCCTGGTAGCTTGGAAAGAAGTTGGACCTTGTCTTTTGCAGCCACAGCCTAGAGGTTATATTAGTTCGATTCAGTCCCACCGCATTCTTATAGTAGTAGTGCAAGATTAGCAGAGACGATTAGGCAGCAATCCAAAAATTAAACACTTTGGAATGTCTGTGGGCTGTGGCCCAATCCGggatgtttgttttcttttggtcCCAATAAAGTTCGAACGAACATATGTTTGTTTGGTTGCAGAGTGAAACAGTTGGAGTAGGAAGGTGCCACACTACTGACACTAGATCCTACGCAGATTTTGTCTGTTTTGTTGCTAGTGTTCCAATCCCTAAACAGATTATGTGATGAATTACCTTAACACGACGCCATGACTAGAATCTACATTCTAGAAGCTTTGGCTGAGAAATCTTACACCCATCAGGCTATGACACAAGCTCAACTGATTCGAGCCATGGCACACCGTATCTGTCCGTGTGCAGAGCAAGGAGTTAGTACTCACCCGGGGAAGAAGAGGTAGGTGAACATGAACTGCAGGTACGTCTCCACGAAGTCGCGCTTGTACCACCTCAGCCTCATCCAGTTCATGATCACCGGCTGCACGAAACACCACCAAATCCAAAGAACGAGCTACTGAGAGATCCTCCAAATCAAATGAACTCGCTTCGCAAGCAAAACTAAGAGAGCCTGATCGGTAGTAGCTGACGCACAGGGGCGATGAGGAAGTAGAAGAAGGCGAACACCGCGAGCGGCGGCAGGATCGCCAGGAGGTCGATGTCCTCCTCCCCGGTCAccgtcgccagcgccgccggcgcctcaaCCTACAGCATATATAAACTTGCAATTTCACGTTCGATTCTACTTCCATCCAAAGCAAGCCCGCAGGAGGGATGGTGTCAGAGATCGAGCAAGCCTCTCGTTGTACGTACGGCTGCCCAGGCGGCGCCCCaatgcagcgccgccgccagcctctgCAGCTGCGACACCGACGGGGATGAAGCAGCTAGCTTGCAAGGGGCCTTGTCGTGGAGGTGGCAGAGGAGCCTGAACTTGGCGGAGCGCTGTGGCGACGACGCAGCGAGCGTCGTCGCCTGCCGTCTGGGTAGCTGCGGAgcggtcggcggcgaggaggaggccgaggagagGAGGCGCCATGAGGCGGTGGTCTCCATGAGCGGCAACGGGACGGGAGGCTCGCTTCGCGGGCAAGGCCGTGGCGCACCAGTCTTATCTGGATAGGCGACGGTTTTGGGGTCACCCCGTCACGGAGCGCTGCTGTCCTATCCATCGCGCGGCGCCAAGCGATAACCACCTCAGGAATTTGTCTTGCTAGGACGGGGAACAAGAACAAACAAATTAGAGCTGACCGCTGCTGCCATGTACAGTACCTCTGCATGCTCTTGGGATTAACTATTTCGTGCAACtataccaaacaaaaaaaatttgtgTTTATGTGAATGAGCCCTACAGAAAGCCAGAAAGGTAATGAGCTCAATAATGACAATATAACTACAGTTGTGTAAAATAACAACAGTTGTCCTCCTTACAGTTGCTTTAAGGCGGTCTGCAAAATGATAACAACATTTGCTTTCGTTTAATAAACAGTCTCATGTATAATCCTGAGACAACTTAACAAACAATTTGTACTTGCTCTAACATCCTAACTGACCTAACTGAAAAATGTAACATCCAGGATTGCCTTTCTGATTGGCCCGAGAAAATGCGTTTTTCCTCACTTCTGGATACATACACAGGACACTCCGGTACTCAGCTCTGGCACCATCTTAGCTGTGAAACTTCTGAATCAAGAAGAAGAGTGATTAGGCGCTAATTTAACGTCTGCAGAACTCTAGAACGCCAAATTCCCAATATGTTTTGTTTCTCCAGAATAAACCAGACATGTTTCATGTTATCGCGTCAGTATTGCATGATTATTCTAAGTTATAGCAGGAATTTTTCGTGTTATCACGTCAGTATTGCATGATTATTCTGGGTTATAGCAGGAAGTGAGTCTAGCTTAATTGGTTAGAGTGGGAGGTCTGGTCGTGCACTCTAACCATCCAGATTCGAGTCCCTTCTAACTCAGTGGGAGGTCTGGTCGTGTACTCTAACCACCCAGATTCGAATTCCCTCTAACTTCAATTTAGGTgcctatttctttttcttaatgaaaaatcatGTGACTTGTGTACCGTTTTAATAGCTGTACATTGAGTCATATACAAAATGCAGTATCCCCTCTGTAAGATAACAGAAAGCTAACACTATGGTCGAGAATGTAGATATACTAGTAACTAGTTTCTGGGAAAGGAGCATGATACCACTCTACCCATTCTTCAGGAACAGATGCTTACATTGCACAGGTTAGCAACACTATGTTGCATGCAGGGAGCAACATGAACATATCTGCCCCTTGCAATCAGCAACAACtgatcaacaaaagaaaaataaaaaaataatcaactCTATTGTTGGATGAACCGAAGCTGTCAATCTTTGGCTCCAAAAATGGTTCTTCCGTACCATTTTTTAACGTAAAAACTAGATGGTATTCTACAATTAGACATCATCTAAGACTacgcccttgtttacttcacccccaactcccaactttaacactatgcaaaaagaagattccccatcacatcaaacttgcggtacatgcatggagtactaaatgtagatgaaattaaaaattaattgcacagttttgttgtactttgcgagacgaatcttttgagcctaattagttaatgtttggacaataattcacaaatacaaacgaaacgctacagtgtgctacaatgCCAGCTAAACAAGGCCTACAGATGGATTGCTACACAACCAATCCCAAGATCACCCTGCATCTTCTTTGAAACGAATCCTGAGGTGATCTCTGACAAAGGAGCTCATGTGAACTGAAAACTCATCGCTGACAAAAGAAGGCGTGATGAGAGCGGTGCAGCATATAAAGTCAGAATTCAGAAGCATAGGAAGAGCAAGCAACTTTTTTGTTGTCGAGTTGACATGTCAAGCGAGCCCGAGCGTGCAGCCTGCGGTCAGATGCCTCTCGCGAGAAGCAGAGCCTGCCGCTCTGCCGGCGCAACAATTACCGATGGGAGACGGTGCCGGCCATGGCCAAGCGTGACCTGACACCTCCAGGTTTGCCGGCCTGCAGGCACAACGTCGCCAGGCGTGAAGGGACTCCAGCACTCCATTTCGCTCTGGCCTCTGGCAGCCTGGCTGACTGGAAACAGTAAAACAGGGTTCTTATCTTTGCTTTTGGAGGATTCGGTCGATTTATTTAATGTACAGGATTCCCTGGAGGTAAGAAGGGCCAAATTTGTACGccggcgccccccccccccccccccccccccccccccccccacatcTTAATGGGCTGGACTATTCAGTTCAGTCgtcttctccatcctcttctttcttccatCCCCACCCAGTTCCCATTTCGGCCTGTCATTTTAACGGGCCGACCAAGCTAGCTTGTCGCACACTCGCACCATTGCCACGAGAGGAATATTCGGGCGGCACGAAAGAAAGTCTGCCCCGAGGGGAAGATCCCCTCGGTATCGGCATCCTGCGCTCCCATTTCTTGGCGTCtcgcggcgcggcgcgacgcCGTAGAATTCCAACCCACCACCCACTGCCCGGCACACGCGAATGTCTATTTATCGAcctcctcgccggccgtgcggccagccagccagcgacgaccggcggcgaggtgggcggAGACCACGCACGGCGACGGCACGACGCAGGCCATTCACGTCCTGCGGCAGTCTCTTGTAGCTAACCGCCTGCAATCTTACTACGGTGCGCCCCCTGCAATCCTAGCCATCAGTTCTCCTGGACAGCACCCAATCTTGCATTAGCTTTGCCTAGTACAAATGGAGAACCTTGTTTGCCAAAGGATATAGCTGAAGAGAGCATTATACAGTTGGTTTATATCAAAGGCTACAGATTGGTTTGAGAGATGAAACGGTTTATGTTCGCTAGCAACCTTGGAGATTCATCAGTGTTGTTCAAAGTGAGTAACCAACTGCATCTTATCTGCAGGGCTCAAGGACATACATCGATCAGTTCATCATCCTGCTAAGCCAGAAAGCACGAGTACACAGGACAGGTGAGATGGGAGCGCTGAACGGCAGAAACCCTTCTGCCGTCTTGGATGGCCTCTACGGAGTACAGCTTGGCCGCCCGTCGCCGCAGTCGGCACAAAGCGAGGATGAAGCTCTACGAACCACCGCTGTAGAGTCATCGACTTGTGAGCACCAGAAGGGTGGTAGAACACAACAAAGGTTGCTGATCCGGTGAGCTCGCAGCAACGAACTCAACATCCACGGCTAGGAGTTTACTTCTTGCTTTTTTGGTCTTAGGCACTAACAGCTGCCTCTGACTGGCTCTTTGCAACTGCAGAAGACTATGGCAGCAGAGGCCCTCTTGCTTGAAGCCCATCCACCGCAGCATCACATGTACGGCAACTTTCATCAGTACAAAATCTCGGCATCTGCTAATCCAATACGACAATATCTACCTTCCATTCCAGTAAAACGTTCTACTTTGAGCAGGTGACAAGCATGCTGGCGAAACTATTGCGAATGTTGTCACCTCTCTGCCCTTTATTGTTCTTGGACTGCAGACCCCAAGGCGAGGAACATCCTGATCCTCAAGCAAGACGCATTCTGCTTTGTTTGCTAACAGCTGAGTAATAGCCACTATACTAACATGCCCTGAAATGATGCTGCAGGAAGAACTTGAACACTGCTATCTACGCGAATTCGCTGGTTGGAGTAGGAATAGCTTCGAGCTTGTATCATTCTTCCAAAGGAGAAATCCGGAAGTTTCTGCGGTGGGCCGACTACACTATGATCGCTACCACCACACTGGTAAGTCACCATATCCTTGCACTAAGGATAAACCACAATGTTACAGCTATCGGTATTTGAACAACATGACAATTATATGTGTTTCATGCAGTGTTTAACGAGAGCACTTAGGAATGAGAACCCAAGATTACTAATGGCAGCATCAGCATTGCTCCTGCCGTTTCAGCCATTGTTGGTTTCAGCTGTCCACACTGGATTGATGGAGGCAAGTAATTCAAATAATCCAGTGTATCTTTTCTAGATTAAAGAGAACACTTCAATAATCTACAGCTCAACAGCCAGGTTTGCAAATCTAACTATTCCTAAATGACAGGTTTCCTTTGCAAAAAGGGCATCAATTGAACCAGAGCTTAGGATGGCGCATAACCTGCACAAGATGTCATCTCTACTGGGAGGTGTGCTGTTCATTGCCGATGATTGCTTCCCGGAGACTCCCTACATGCATGCCGCATGGCATCTCGCCGCCGCTATTGGCATTGGCACATGCAACAAGCTTCTTGAATGACAGTGGAAACAGTCCTGATATCAACGAGTAGTTGATTTCAGTGTTATCCAGAAATTGGGGTGCATCCAGTAGCAAATTGTCAACATTTAAAACGGTAAAGACCATAGGTCTATATTGGAGAGGGGATTGGAAGTTTTATCAGATTGATGTGAGATACAGTTTTCCATTTTACCTCTCATAAATGAACTAGGTATCTAGGTTGCCTTATGCATGTGTTTCTGCTAGGATTTTCATTGTTTTTTCATCATTATTGTGACAATGAGGTGAGCTGTTGTAGATACCTtcaccagaaaaaaaaagatgaaacaaCAGGAGGTTTGTCATTGGAGCTACAACATACTTTAACTATAACTGTTTCTACCAAATTTGCCCTGTAAAGTGCTACAGAAGAATGTAAAAAATGGCTCATGTGTGAAACTGGAAAGGAACAACAGTGGTGCATTAGTATCACAGGCTGACCTGAAGGTGGTGAAGATATGTTGCAGACTAACCCTTTTGTCATATATACCCAATGTTTTTCCACTGAAATACTCATATACTGCTGAGAAGAAAATATTGGCTTAATACCTGATGATCAAATAATTGCAGTGCTCATTCAAGTACGGTGGTTTAGTGCTTTACTATGCACAGACTTCATGTTAAAGATTGTGAGTCACTGGTTGATCTAATTGGGCTTATGCTACCACCACGCTGGACTCATTCTGATTCACCCAGCTTCTTCCGGCAGGCTTCTCAGCATTCAGTGCGGCCACTCTTGCCCTCACCATCCCAGCCTGCTCCCACTGCCCGACGCCAGCATACATGTTGGACAGCAGCACAAGGTGCCCAGCCGCTCGTTCTGGCTGCAGCTCAACCAATCTATCAGTGACTTTGGCTGCAAGCTCAAGATTGCCCTCCCTTCTGCATCCACTCAGGAGTGCACCCCACGCACCCTCGTTTGGCTGGAATGGCATATTTTCCACAAGCTCAAGTGCTTCGTGCAAGTGCCTCCAGCGACAGAGCATGTCAACCATGCATCCATAGTGCTGTATCTCTGGGGTTATAGCATAAACTCTTTCCATGCTCTCAAAGTACCGCCGTCCATCATCAATCCTCCCTGCGTGACTGCACGCCCGCAGAACTGCGAGCAGCGTGGCACCATCAGGATGCTCCTGCATTCTGTGGAACAAGTCCAGTGCCTCCTGGGCACGACCATGGATCGTAAGACCCGAGATCATAGTCGTCCAAGAAATGGTACTCCGCTTCGGCATCATCAGAAACAAGCTGAGCGCGTCCTCCACAGCGCCACACTTCACATACATATGGATGAGAGCATTGTCCAACAACACTGTCCTCTGCTGCTGCCCTTCCCAGTCCACGCGCGCATGCACCCATCGCCCAAGCTCCAGGTCACCCAGCTCTGCGCACGCTGTCAACAGAGCAACCATGgtcaccacgtcatccttgaCCCGTGCCTTCCTCATTCCCATGAACAGCTCAACAGCCTCGGCGGCCCTCCCGGAGTTTGCGCACCCACCAATCACCGTCGTCCACGCCACCGCGTCCCGACCAGGCATATCGTGGCCAAAGAACCGCAGCGCAGCGTCCAGCTCGCCGCACCGCACGTACGCGGCGAGCATGCAGTTCCAAGCGACCACCGACTTGCccggcatttcgtcgaacaccttcCGGGCGTCCCCAAGCTGGCAGGCCGCCGCGTACACGTCCACGAGGCTGGTCGTCACGTGCCCGCTCCCACCGGACGGGGCGAGCACCCCGCCCGCGAGCGCGCGTGCGTGGAGGGCGCGGCCGTGGGGGAGCGCCCGGGCGCCCGcggaggcgagcgcggcgaggagggtgGAGAAGGAGAACGCGTTTGGGCGAAGCCCGTGGCGGCCCACGAGGCGGGAGAAGAGCGCGAGCAAGGCCGGTGGGGCGGCGCCcgacctggcggcggcgcggaggaggaggttggCGAGGGTCGGGGACGCGGGGTGGTGCGGCGAGGCCGGGGCGGAGAGGAAGAGGGACTCGGCGCGGGGGAggtcggcggcagcggtggcgagGGAGAGGAGCTTGGCGAGGAGGAAGCGCTTGTGGGTGAAGCCGTTGAGGAGGAGCTGCGCGTGGAGCTGGTCGAgaccgcggcgggcggcgggagtggGGACGGAGGGGGAGCAGGAGCCCGCGCGGCCCCGGCGGCTGAGGTGCTGCGCGATGAGGTAGAGGCGCTGCTGCAGCGCGCGCGAGTACGGGATGTGAGGGGGCAGGTTGGGCGGGAGAAAGGCGGCGAGGCGAGGGGGATCGAGCGGCATGTCTCGCCGGGGCGCCCGGTTGCCTCTGCTACATCTGCTCGAACATTTGAAGTCTCGCTATTTCAGAAGCCCTCTGCTTACGATATTCAGAGGAGGAATGCTCGTCGACCTTGTTCTCAAGACAAATGACATTTTAAAGCCACCCAATTTGATCTTAGTTACAATCATTTTGAAGTGCAGGCCCTGTGAATAAAAAGAGTACTCCTATTCCCTGTGACATGATCAGCGACATGCTGATTATCAGGAACTGGAGAAGATGGTTGTCATGAGCGGTTGGTGGCAAAACCATTGCAAATGACATATACGCAAGCCCATCATGCCGAGCTCTCTCGCCGCTGGTTGATATACTGGGACTAGCTCTCCACTAGGGATGGCTGTGTGTGGTCTGAGGATGGATGTAGATGCAACTATGCAACATATGCTGCAATTGGAGATTTTGACTATGGTCTGTACCACCTTTGTAGTTATCGCGCAGGTTTTAGTCTAGTTTGTTGCCATGCACTAGAGAGAAGGCGTCAACTTTGTAGTTAGGTGAATATTAGTTCAACTATTCACCTGATATGACCACTGATTATCATGTATTCTTTTGAATGCTGATGATGATTCAATTTTCCCAATTTACTGATTATCTCACTATGCAATTCTTAGCAGTGTTGGAATGCATTTCTCTGGACAAATAACACTACAGAAACAATCTCTAGGTCTCCCAAAAAATAATTTCACCATTGTCACCGACTAAACCAAGATCCTTGAGTCTTCTTTCCTGGTAGTATTCTAGGCCATCTAATTCCTCCTCCCTCTGTTTGAAAATATCATCAATCTGCTGCAGTACTTTCTTTTCGCCTGCCCTTACTCCAATCGCAATATGAAGTCTTGATGGCAAATTTTCTGTTTGCAATTGTTCTTCATCCTGAATGTCACATTTCATATGAATGATTATGAGATAAACAAAAATATGAAGGAAATGAACAACATTATACTGTTAATAGGCAAACCTCTTGTATTGTGGTGTGATAAGCATCAAGGGCAGATTTGCAGGCATCTCTCATGACCTGGCATATTGATTCCTCATTGTCAGGACTGAGTGGCAGTTCAAGGTGGCCCCAAACTGAATTCCTGAAGAGTGCTTCCAAGAGAAATGCATCTGTTCCACCAATGCAAAGTAACCGTAGGTATGTAAGCATTTGCGGGGGAAGGGGTTCATCCAGGATTATATCGAAATACGCAGTCTCCCCCAGCCCGTTTAACTCTGCAATGTCAAGCTTGTCTCCATAAAATGGATCAGATTCAGAGATCTCCAAGGTCACAGTATATGAGTCCCTTGATGGATTTGATTCGATGAACCCGTAGTCAAGTGCCAGTTCAGCATTACTCTTGTCCAGGTCATACTGAATATATATCTGTCAATGCAAGGCTCAGTTATAAATTGCATACTTTTAGCCTTAGACATTCAATTTGGTCTATAAATGCTGAAAGCTACACAAACACTGCACCTAGTGCAGAAAAATAGTACATATGTACCTGTTCTCCAGATTTAACGTCCACTGGTGTTCGCAAAGAGAACATGGCTTCCCTACCAAAAAGGCCCTTTCCTTTGATCTCCCAACTGGACCCTTCTGAGGTGATGAAAGGACTGTGATTAACCTGATTTGGCAAGGCAGTGAACAGTTATAAAAAAATGCAGTCCCAATTTTCCAGAAAGCACTGTTGAATGGAAGTTTTTGATCTTTGACATGGTAACTTAATCACAATATTACAGGAACGTCCAATGCAAAAGTAAGTAGGTCAGCAGACTGTTGGACTAAACTAGGAAATGCTGATATGGATTGCATATTGAGAACTTACCAGATCAGCAAATGGTATGAGAGCAAGCTTATCTCCACGCAGCTCTGGAAATACCCTTGATCTGAGTATTCCAAATGCCCATAGGAAATCATCAAATGTTATCGCACCAGGGAAGATGTCCTTATTCGCATTTATGATCTCAGCTTCAACGCTTTCGAATTCACTCTGCACATACTCCTTCACACCCATTGTTGTGCTCAGTAACTGTGTTCCTGCAAGTGACAGATGCACAAGTTATTAATATAGCAAGCAATAAATCAACCAGAGAGCCGCCGATTTGTTAATGGAGGAAATGCATGGATTTTGCTCTTTCAGGAAAAAGGCATGGATTTTGCATTGCACACCTTGTATCTCTAGGAGCTCTTCTTCTGACCTGCACTGGAGGCACGAAGCACCATTCAAAAGCATAAGAATGGAGCAGAAGAACCATTTCAACAAACACACGGAGGGCGATCAGCGCCAGCTCACTCACCAGAAGATGGTGGAGTCGGTCTGGCGGGGGAGGATGGCGAGGTAGGGCGCCCACGGCGAGTCTGCCCCGCGCGCAACCTCCCGGAGCAGCAGTAGCGCGACGGAGACCCACggccggaggccgccgccgccgccgcacgcgcggcCGATGTCGGAGgccgcgacggcgtcggcgtccaTCCAAAGCTTCTTGGGCACCTCCGCGACGACCTCCCCGCGCGGCAAGTCCCGCGCCGCCACGAGGCCAAGGCCCTCCTGCACGGAGGCCGGGAAGGCCTTCCCCTCGCCCGTGCCATGGGAGGACAGCCACCGCCGGAAGTCCTCCAGCGCGGCGGTCGACGCTGCCGCGCtcaccgcgcgcgcgcggggaagCAGGCGGTGGGCCCTCGACGGCCTCGTGGGCAGGCGAAGGCGGAGGGCGAGCGGACGGTGCCACAGTAGGAGGAGGTGGTGTTGGGGTTGGAGCGCGGCCATGGTCGCGGCGGCGAACGGGGAGGCGGGGCAGTCTTTCTTCTCTGCGGCGAAGGGGATAGATGGGTTTGGCTGACCACGACCGTTGGTTTCGTTTTTGTGGCGGGAGTGGATATGCTAGTAGCAATGGGTGATGTGGCAGGTAATTATAGGTCGATTCCTGATAGGAGTCTTTTTTTAGTTGAATCCTGATATACTAATCAGAGAGTTAGCAGGATAGTAGTTAACAGCATGGTTCCAATTGTTTTACTAGGAATTCGCATCATTCAGTTCAAATTGTAACCCAATCACAATTGGATCGAATTCCTAGCGTCAAATTCCGAGCATTGACTGATAGGATAGTACTCTAGACCTCTAATCCAGCTCAAACAGTTGCCCATGCATCCTCAGTTCCTCACGTCAGAGGTGAGAGATGTACATCTTGAACAACATATCGCTCAGAGAACAAGAGGCTCTAGACCTCTAATCCAGCTCAAACAGTTGCTCATGCATCCTCAGTTCCTCACGTCAGAGGTGAGAGATGTACATCTTGAACAACATATCGCTCAGAGAACAAGAGGCACAGAAACGCTAGAATCGAGCTTGG harbors:
- the LOC117842009 gene encoding NAD(P)H-quinone oxidoreductase subunit L, chloroplastic, producing the protein METTASWRLLSSASSSPPTAPQLPRRQATTLAASSPQRSAKFRLLCHLHDKAPCKLAASSPSVSQLQRLAAALHWGAAWAAVEAPAALATVTGEEDIDLLAILPPLAVFAFFYFLIAPPVIMNWMRLRWYKRDFVETYLQFMFTYLFFPGLMVWAPFVNFRKFPRDATMKYPWSKPKEGTPLFKDRYPPIDS
- the LOC117845325 gene encoding uncharacterized protein, translating into MGALNGRNPSAVLDGLYGVQLGRPSPQSAQSEDEALRTTAVESSTCEHQKGGRTQQRLLIRRLWQQRPSCLKPIHRSITCDKHAGETIANVVTSLPFIVLGLQTPRKNLNTAIYANSLVGVGIASSLYHSSKGEIRKFLRWADYTMIATTTLCLTRALRNENPRLLMAASALLLPFQPLLVSAVHTGLMEVSFAKRASIEPELRMAHNLHKMSSLLGGVLFIADDCFPETPYMHAAWHLAAAIGIGTCNKLLE
- the LOC117845323 gene encoding pentatricopeptide repeat-containing protein At5g56310, coding for MPLDPPRLAAFLPPNLPPHIPYSRALQQRLYLIAQHLSRRGRAGSCSPSVPTPAARRGLDQLHAQLLLNGFTHKRFLLAKLLSLATAAADLPRAESLFLSAPASPHHPASPTLANLLLRAAARSGAAPPALLALFSRLVGRHGLRPNAFSFSTLLAALASAGARALPHGRALHARALAGGVLAPSGGSGHVTTSLVDVYAAACQLGDARKVFDEMPGKSVVAWNCMLAAYVRCGELDAALRFFGHDMPGRDAVAWTTVIGGCANSGRAAEAVELFMGMRKARVKDDVVTMVALLTACAELGDLELGRWVHARVDWEGQQQRTVLLDNALIHMYVKCGAVEDALSLFLMMPKRSTISWTTMISGLTIHGRAQEALDLFHRMQEHPDGATLLAVLRACSHAGRIDDGRRYFESMERVYAITPEIQHYGCMVDMLCRWRHLHEALELVENMPFQPNEGAWGALLSGCRREGNLELAAKVTDRLVELQPERAAGHLVLLSNMYAGVGQWEQAGMVRARVAALNAEKPAGRSWVNQNESSVVVA
- the LOC117845324 gene encoding fructose-bisphosphate aldolase-lysine N-methyltransferase, chloroplastic; amino-acid sequence: MAALQPQHHLLLLWHRPLALRLRLPTRPSRAHRLLPRARAVSAAASTAALEDFRRWLSSHGTGEGKAFPASVQEGLGLVAARDLPRGEVVAEVPKKLWMDADAVAASDIGRACGGGGGLRPWVSVALLLLREVARGADSPWAPYLAILPRQTDSTIFWSEEELLEIQGTQLLSTTMGVKEYVQSEFESVEAEIINANKDIFPGAITFDDFLWAFGILRSRVFPELRGDKLALIPFADLVNHSPFITSEGSSWEIKGKGLFGREAMFSLRTPVDVKSGEQIYIQYDLDKSNAELALDYGFIESNPSRDSYTVTLEISESDPFYGDKLDIAELNGLGETAYFDIILDEPLPPQMLTYLRLLCIGGTDAFLLEALFRNSVWGHLELPLSPDNEESICQVMRDACKSALDAYHTTIQEDEEQLQTENLPSRLHIAIGVRAGEKKVLQQIDDIFKQREEELDGLEYYQERRLKDLGLVGDNGEIIFWET